One genomic region from Panthera tigris isolate Pti1 chromosome D1, P.tigris_Pti1_mat1.1, whole genome shotgun sequence encodes:
- the LOC102973049 gene encoding putative olfactory receptor 52P1, with protein sequence MHFTNHSHQNPNSFLLMGIPGLEASYFWIAFPFCSMYALAVLGNMAVLLVVRSEPALHQPMYLFLCMLSIVDLVLCTSTVPKLLALFWTNATEIDFGACATQMFFIHGFSAVESGILLAMAFDRYLAICRPLHYGSLLPPEAVGKLAAAAVFRGLGLMTPLTCLLARLSYCSRVVAHSYCEHMAVVKLACGGTRPNNIYGITAATLVVGTDSICITVSYTLILRAVLGLSSKEARAKTFGTCGSHLGVILLFYTPGLFSFYTQRFGQHVPRHIHILLADLYLVVPPMLNPIIYGMKTKQIRDGALRLLKRGIVQS encoded by the coding sequence ATGCATTTCACAAACCACAGCCATCAGAACCCAAACTCTTTTCTGCTCATGGGAATTCCTGGCCTGGAGGCATCCTACTTTTGGATTGCATTTCCCTTCTGCTCCATGTATGCCCTAGCAGTGCTTGGCAACATGGCAGTGCTGCTGGTGGTGCGATCAGAGCCTGCACTACACCAGCCCATGTACCTGTTCCTATGCATGCTGTCCATCGTTGACCTGGTGCTCTGCACTTCTACTGTGCCCAAACTCCTTGCACTTTTTTGGACAAATGCTACTGAGATTGACTTTGGGGCCTGTGCTACTCAGATGTTCTTTATCCATGGCTTTTCAGCTGTTGAATCTGGTATCCTGTTAGCAATGGCCTTTGACCGCTACTTGGCCATCTGCCGGCCACTGCACTATGGGTCATTGTTGCCCCCAGAGGCTGTGGGCAAGCTGGCAGCTGCTGCTGTGTTTCGTGGCTTGGGCCTCATGACCCCACTCACATGCTTATTGGCAAGGCTGAGCTACTGTAGCCGAGTGGTGGCCCACTCCTACTGTGAGCACATGGCTGTGGTAAAGCTGGCTTGTGGGGGTACACGGCCAAACAACATCTATGGCATTACTGCTGCCACGCTAGTTGTGGGCACAGATTCCATCTGCATCACTGTCTCCTATACACTAATCCTCCGGGCTGTGTTAGGCCTCTCCTCCAAAGAGGCAAGAGCTAAGACCTTTGGCACTTGTGGCTCCCACCTGGGTGTCATCCTTCTCTTCTATACACCAGGGCTCTTCTCATTCTACACTCAGCGCTTTGGCCAGCATGTGCCCCGGCACATCCATATCCTCTTGGCTGACCTCTACCTTGTTGTACCACCCATGCTCAACCCCATCATCTATGGCATGAAGACCAAGCAGATCCGGGATGGGGCCCTCCGACTGCTGAAGCGGGGCATTGTTCAGTCTTAA